One genomic region from Candidatus Omnitrophota bacterium encodes:
- a CDS encoding ribonuclease HI family protein, whose amino-acid sequence MKNKKVFIYTDGGSRGNPGPAGVGVVIMDDKKKKKIKEMCKYIGEATNNTAEYSALICGLEEAIMLDADEIVVYMDSELVAKQMSGEYRVKNADIKPLFEKAVDILKKFKSFEIKHIERSKNKEADKLANKAMNLASLF is encoded by the coding sequence TTGAAGAATAAAAAGGTCTTTATATATACAGACGGAGGAAGCAGGGGGAACCCGGGTCCGGCGGGCGTCGGCGTCGTGATAATGGACGATAAGAAGAAAAAGAAGATCAAGGAGATGTGTAAGTATATAGGGGAGGCGACGAATAACACCGCCGAATATAGCGCGCTTATCTGCGGCCTGGAAGAGGCCATAATGCTCGACGCCGACGAAATCGTCGTTTATATGGACAGCGAGCTTGTCGCAAAACAGATGAGCGGCGAGTACAGAGTGAAGAACGCGGACATAAAACCTCTTTTCGAAAAGGCCGTCGATATACTAAAAAAATTCAAATCGTTCGAGATCAAACATATAGAACGTTCAAAGAATAAAGAAGCGGATAAGCTCGCTAATAAAGCGATGAACCTGGCAAGTTTATTTTAA
- the mraZ gene encoding division/cell wall cluster transcriptional repressor MraZ: MFYGEHEHTIDNKGRLIIPSKFRESFKEYDIERFYITRGLDKCLFLFTENEWKTQESKFKAVSFTKSEARKFNRLYFSGASQIECDKQGRILIPKYLKDFAGIKRDVMIIGVSNRIEIWSKEEWAEYYSTSKESFEEIAERLMTQEE; this comes from the coding sequence ATGTTTTATGGTGAGCATGAACACACTATAGACAACAAGGGAAGGCTTATTATCCCCTCGAAGTTCAGGGAATCTTTCAAGGAGTACGATATTGAAAGATTCTACATAACCAGGGGTCTGGATAAGTGCCTTTTTCTTTTTACTGAGAACGAGTGGAAGACGCAGGAATCGAAGTTCAAGGCTGTCTCTTTCACGAAATCGGAAGCGAGAAAATTTAACAGGCTCTATTTCTCGGGAGCCAGCCAGATAGAATGCGATAAACAAGGCAGGATACTCATCCCGAAATACCTGAAAGATTTCGCGGGTATTAAAAGGGATGTGATGATAATAGGGGTCTCGAACAGGATCGAGATATGGTCCAAAGAGGAGTGGGCTGAATATTACAGTACCTCGAAAGAGTCGTTTGAAGAGATAGCTGAAAGGCTGATGACGCAGGAGGAATAA
- the rsmH gene encoding 16S rRNA (cytosine(1402)-N(4))-methyltransferase RsmH, producing the protein MHLPVMLNEATGSLNLKPGFIVLDATVGGGGHAREILKAIAPGGRLIGLDADASAVETAEAALADFKDSFKLINENFKDLDRILLKENIKNLNAIIFDLGVSSHQIENGSRGFSIKHDARLDMRMDKRLTMTAYDIVNRVKEKDLSDIIERFGEERFHSRIARSIVRERARKPIETTGDLASVIHRAIGPRSGGGKTDSATRTFQAIRIAVNNELEALEEGLKKAVSWLDVGSRICVISFHSLEDRIVKNLFKGYTKLGVLKIVTKKPLRPTDKEAFSNPRSRSAKMRVAERI; encoded by the coding sequence GTGCATCTACCGGTAATGCTTAATGAAGCGACAGGTTCTTTGAATTTAAAGCCGGGATTTATTGTGTTAGACGCGACTGTAGGCGGTGGGGGACATGCCAGAGAGATATTGAAGGCCATAGCGCCGGGCGGCAGGCTGATAGGCCTTGACGCGGACGCCTCGGCCGTCGAGACGGCAGAAGCCGCCCTCGCGGATTTCAAAGATAGTTTCAAGTTAATAAACGAAAACTTTAAGGACCTCGACAGGATCCTTTTAAAAGAAAATATAAAAAACCTGAACGCCATAATATTTGACTTGGGTGTGTCATCACACCAAATCGAGAACGGGTCAAGGGGCTTCAGTATCAAGCACGATGCCAGGCTGGACATGAGGATGGATAAACGTCTTACCATGACGGCTTATGACATCGTGAACAGGGTCAAAGAGAAGGATCTCTCGGATATAATCGAGCGATTCGGCGAAGAGCGTTTTCACAGCAGGATCGCTCGATCTATTGTAAGGGAGAGGGCCAGAAAGCCGATCGAAACGACCGGCGACCTGGCGTCGGTGATCCACAGGGCCATAGGTCCAAGGAGCGGAGGGGGTAAGACAGATTCAGCGACAAGGACTTTTCAGGCTATAAGGATAGCGGTCAATAACGAGCTCGAAGCGCTCGAAGAAGGTTTGAAGAAAGCGGTATCCTGGCTTGATGTCGGATCAAGGATATGTGTCATATCATTCCATTCCCTGGAAGACAGGATAGTAAAAAATCTATTTAAGGGGTATACGAAGTTGGGGGTGCTTAAGATCGTGACGAAGAAACCCCTGCGGCCGACAGACAAAGAGGCGTTTTCTAATCCCCGGTCGAGAAGCGCGAAAATGAGAGTTGCGGAAAGGATCTAG
- a CDS encoding penicillin-binding transpeptidase domain-containing protein has protein sequence MHSGIFRARQLAVFLFFLLSLTLLLLRLFYLQALRHDFYQRIAGEQHTVSVEIPPKRGTIFDRNMRVMAVNLSSNSVFANARRIENKKKTARILSSILKIDQNILMQKMSRDKSFVWLKRKITSREASAIKKLNLTGIGMLEESKRFYPNKSLACHVLGTVDIDNTGLEALELYYDKYLRGESGWLISTQDARRKLLESYQGEYIPSKNGFNLVLTIDQVIQNIAERELYKMYEKYNAKGASIIVMDPRLGDILALANFPNFDLNNFSKRPIESMRDRAINDFFEPGSVFKIVTACAALEEKAARLDDKFDCENGAWKVGSRILHDHTPHGIMTFREIIEKSSNIGTVKVAGRFGPEKMYHYIRAFGFYEKTGVDLPGEVIGMNRPLSRWSKGSMLAIPMGQEVTSTAMQLACAISAIANNGFLIRPRVVSQIVDDNGLVVKEVPSKITRKVVSPQTAAKVRGVLKGAVETGTGKKARIEDYTAGGKTGTAQKVEPSGVYSHDRFVASFIGFVPVEKPVLAIAVCVDEPRVVYYGGDVAAPVFKNVADESLKYLNAKGR, from the coding sequence GTGCACAGCGGAATATTCAGGGCGCGTCAGTTAGCCGTCTTCCTTTTTTTTCTACTATCCTTAACCCTCCTATTATTACGTCTCTTTTATCTGCAAGCATTAAGGCATGATTTCTACCAAAGAATAGCAGGAGAGCAACACACGGTTTCTGTCGAGATCCCGCCCAAACGCGGGACTATATTTGACAGAAATATGCGTGTCATGGCTGTAAATCTCAGCAGTAACTCCGTGTTTGCGAATGCCCGCCGGATCGAAAACAAGAAAAAGACCGCGAGGATACTCTCTTCAATATTGAAGATCGACCAGAATATCTTGATGCAAAAGATGTCGAGAGATAAGTCTTTTGTCTGGCTGAAAAGAAAGATTACCTCGCGGGAAGCCTCAGCGATAAAGAAACTCAATCTCACAGGTATCGGGATGCTGGAGGAATCCAAAAGGTTCTATCCTAACAAGAGCCTCGCATGCCATGTATTGGGAACAGTAGATATAGATAACACAGGATTGGAGGCGCTGGAATTATATTATGATAAGTATTTAAGGGGAGAGAGCGGATGGCTTATATCCACGCAAGACGCCAGGCGGAAATTATTAGAATCGTATCAGGGTGAATATATTCCTTCGAAGAACGGTTTTAATCTTGTACTTACAATAGATCAGGTCATACAGAATATAGCGGAGAGGGAGCTATACAAGATGTACGAAAAGTATAACGCGAAGGGCGCCTCTATCATAGTTATGGATCCGCGCTTGGGCGATATTCTGGCTTTAGCCAATTTTCCGAACTTCGACCTGAACAACTTCAGCAAACGGCCCATAGAGTCTATGAGGGACAGGGCGATAAACGATTTTTTTGAGCCTGGAAGCGTGTTTAAGATCGTCACCGCATGCGCAGCCCTGGAAGAGAAGGCCGCGCGCCTGGACGATAAATTCGATTGCGAGAACGGCGCCTGGAAGGTCGGCAGTAGAATATTGCACGACCACACTCCTCATGGTATCATGACATTCAGGGAGATAATTGAAAAGTCGAGCAACATAGGCACTGTCAAAGTGGCTGGCCGATTCGGCCCGGAAAAGATGTATCATTACATCAGGGCTTTCGGGTTTTATGAAAAGACAGGGGTCGATCTGCCGGGTGAGGTCATCGGGATGAACAGGCCGCTATCGAGATGGTCCAAAGGAAGCATGCTCGCCATACCTATGGGGCAGGAAGTCACGTCAACGGCTATGCAGCTGGCATGCGCCATATCAGCTATAGCTAATAACGGTTTCCTGATAAGGCCGCGGGTGGTGAGCCAGATAGTCGACGACAACGGACTTGTGGTAAAAGAGGTGCCTTCAAAGATCACCAGGAAAGTGGTCTCCCCGCAGACTGCGGCGAAGGTGAGGGGGGTATTGAAGGGGGCGGTAGAGACCGGCACAGGGAAGAAGGCCAGGATAGAGGATTATACGGCCGGCGGCAAGACCGGGACTGCGCAGAAGGTGGAGCCTAGCGGGGTATATTCGCATGATAGGTTTGTGGCGTCGTTCATAGGTTTTGTGCCGGTCGAGAAGCCGGTACTTGCGATAGCCGTGTGCGTTGACGAGCCGCGAGTGGTTTATTACGGGGGCGATGTAGCCGCGCCGGTATTTAAAAATGTAGCTGACGAGTCCCTGAAGTATCTAAATGCCAAAGGCAGATGA